A single genomic interval of Neisseria leonii harbors:
- a CDS encoding Spy/CpxP family protein refolding chaperone: protein MHFLLSSYRIFLAAALSFGALAGWPKPAQAAEPLGISPNCDFRQLKLSRSQQNELRKIRSEYRVAVDNATRQNARNTQSRRNNLMRILNSPEFEESLVRRYLAERYSNNIQFDLIELGLQHQFFQMLNSHQKKIWLENCVR from the coding sequence GTGCATTTCTTACTCTCTTCTTACCGAATCTTTCTGGCTGCGGCCTTGTCATTCGGCGCGCTGGCAGGCTGGCCCAAACCGGCACAGGCAGCCGAACCGCTCGGCATCTCGCCCAACTGCGATTTCCGCCAGCTCAAACTCAGCCGGAGCCAGCAGAACGAATTGCGCAAAATCCGCAGCGAATACCGGGTTGCAGTCGACAATGCCACCCGCCAAAACGCGCGCAACACCCAATCCCGCCGCAACAATCTGATGCGCATTCTCAACAGCCCCGAATTTGAAGAAAGTCTCGTCCGCCGCTATCTGGCCGAACGTTACAGCAACAATATCCAGTTCGATTTAATCGAATTGGGTCTCCAACACCAATTTTTCCAAATGCTCAACAGCCACCAGAAGAAAATCTGGCTGGAAAACTGCGTCCGCTGA
- a CDS encoding replication-associated recombination protein A, with the protein MNDLFARQPDAPLAERLRPQSLDDVIGQRHLISAGKPLRTAVESGKPHSMLLWGPPGVGKTTLARILAQSFHTQFLPVSAVFSGVKEIREAIAKAETALQQGRATILFVDEVHRFNKAQQDAFLPHVESGLLTFIGATTENPSFEVNPALLSRAQVYVLQALTEPDLQALTDKALALPEYQGFGIDSEARGLLIQTADGDARRLLNLLEQLLRAAATRGIAELDAAFLADSLGSQIRRFDKGGESFYNQISALHKSVRGSHPNAALYWFCRMLDGGADPRYLARRIVRMAWEDIGLADPRALTIANEAAQTFERLGSPEGELALAQAVLYLAAAAKSNAGYNAYNQMRDFVRQHGSDEVPVHLRNAPTKMMKELGYGREYRYAHNEPHAYAAGETYMPDGLPEPDFYRPVPRGLEIKIGEKLAWLKQLDDEAATNR; encoded by the coding sequence ATGAACGACTTATTTGCCCGCCAACCCGATGCCCCGCTGGCCGAACGCCTGCGCCCGCAATCGCTTGACGACGTTATCGGCCAGCGGCACTTAATCAGTGCAGGCAAACCGCTGCGCACGGCGGTGGAAAGCGGCAAGCCGCATTCCATGCTGCTGTGGGGGCCGCCGGGCGTGGGCAAAACCACCTTGGCACGTATCTTGGCGCAGAGTTTCCACACCCAGTTTCTGCCCGTATCGGCCGTGTTTTCGGGCGTAAAAGAAATCCGCGAAGCCATTGCCAAAGCCGAAACCGCCTTACAGCAGGGGCGCGCGACCATTCTGTTTGTCGACGAAGTCCACCGCTTCAACAAAGCCCAACAGGACGCATTTCTGCCGCACGTGGAAAGCGGCCTGCTGACCTTTATCGGCGCCACCACCGAAAACCCGTCGTTCGAAGTCAATCCCGCCCTGCTCAGCCGCGCGCAGGTTTATGTGTTGCAGGCCTTAACCGAACCGGATTTGCAGGCACTGACGGATAAAGCTCTGGCGCTGCCCGAATATCAAGGTTTCGGCATCGACAGCGAAGCACGCGGACTGCTGATTCAGACGGCCGACGGCGATGCGCGCCGTCTGCTGAATCTGTTGGAACAGTTGCTGCGCGCCGCCGCCACGCGCGGCATTGCCGAACTCGATGCCGCCTTTTTGGCCGACAGCCTCGGCAGCCAGATCCGCCGTTTCGACAAGGGCGGCGAAAGTTTCTACAACCAGATTTCCGCCCTGCACAAATCCGTACGCGGTTCACACCCAAATGCCGCACTGTACTGGTTCTGCCGCATGCTCGACGGCGGGGCCGACCCGCGCTATCTCGCCCGCCGCATCGTGCGCATGGCGTGGGAAGACATCGGCCTGGCCGACCCGCGCGCACTCACCATTGCCAACGAAGCCGCACAAACCTTCGAGCGGCTCGGCTCGCCCGAAGGCGAACTCGCGCTGGCACAGGCCGTACTCTATCTGGCCGCCGCCGCCAAATCCAACGCGGGCTACAACGCCTACAACCAAATGCGCGATTTTGTCAGACAACACGGCAGCGACGAAGTCCCCGTCCACCTGCGCAACGCCCCCACCAAAATGATGAAAGAGCTGGGCTACGGCCGCGAATACCGCTACGCCCACAACGAACCGCACGCCTACGCAGCAGGCGAAACCTATATGCCCGACGGCCTGCCCGAACCCGACTTTTACCGCCCCGTACCACGCGGACTGGAAATCAAAATCGGCGAAAAACTGGCATGGCTCAAACAGCTGGACGACGAAGCCGCAACAAACAGATGA
- a CDS encoding CTP synthase produces MTKFIFVTGGVVSSLGKGIAAASIAAILESRGLNVTMLKLDPYINVDPGTMSPFQHGEVFVTDDGAETDLDLGHYERFINATLSRRNSFSAGQVYENVIAKERRGDYLGGTVQVIPHITDEIKRRIHEGAAGSDVAIVEIGGTVGDIESLPFLEAIRQMRSQLGRSNTLFAHLSYVPYIAAAGEIKTKPTQHSVKEMRSIGIQPDILICRMDRPMPEDERRKIALFCNVEERAVVGSYDAESIYEIPEMLHHQGIDTIITEQLQLNVRQADLTEWKKIVYAVKNPKYTVKIGMVGKYVDLTESYKSLTEALRHAGIRNDTQVDITYIDSEAIEKNGGDVSVLAGMDAVLVPGGFGVRGVEGKIAAVRYARENKVPYLGICLGMQIALIEYARDKAGLNEANSTEFDLKTPHPVVGLIDEWQTADGSVEKRDAGADLGGTMRLGAQAVELKAGSLAAAIYGSTEIRERHRHRYEVNNHYLPQLEQAGLVIGGVSAGQERLVETVELPAEVHPWFFACQFHPEFTSTPRNGHPLFSAFIKAALEKQKNG; encoded by the coding sequence ATGACCAAATTCATTTTCGTAACCGGCGGCGTTGTGTCTTCTCTGGGTAAAGGCATCGCCGCCGCTTCCATTGCCGCCATTCTGGAATCGCGCGGCCTGAACGTGACCATGCTCAAACTCGACCCCTATATCAACGTTGACCCGGGTACCATGAGTCCGTTCCAGCACGGCGAAGTGTTTGTGACCGACGACGGCGCGGAAACCGATCTGGACTTGGGCCACTACGAACGCTTTATCAATGCCACACTGAGCCGCCGCAACAGTTTCAGCGCGGGGCAGGTCTATGAAAATGTGATTGCCAAAGAGCGGCGCGGCGACTATCTGGGCGGCACGGTTCAGGTTATCCCCCACATCACCGACGAAATCAAACGCCGTATCCACGAGGGCGCGGCAGGATCCGATGTAGCGATTGTCGAAATCGGCGGCACTGTGGGCGACATCGAATCGCTGCCGTTTCTCGAAGCCATACGCCAGATGCGCAGCCAGCTGGGACGCAGCAACACCCTGTTTGCCCATTTGAGCTATGTACCCTACATTGCTGCGGCCGGCGAAATCAAAACCAAACCCACCCAGCATTCCGTCAAAGAAATGCGCAGCATCGGTATTCAGCCCGATATTCTGATCTGCCGCATGGACCGTCCGATGCCGGAAGACGAACGGCGAAAAATCGCCCTCTTCTGCAATGTGGAAGAGCGCGCCGTGGTCGGCAGCTACGATGCCGAAAGCATTTACGAAATCCCCGAAATGCTGCATCACCAGGGCATCGACACCATCATCACCGAACAGCTCCAACTCAATGTGCGCCAGGCAGATCTGACCGAATGGAAAAAAATCGTTTATGCGGTTAAAAACCCGAAATATACGGTCAAAATCGGTATGGTCGGCAAATATGTCGATCTGACCGAATCCTACAAATCGCTTACCGAAGCCCTGCGCCACGCCGGTATCCGCAACGACACCCAGGTCGATATTACCTATATCGACAGCGAAGCGATTGAAAAAAACGGCGGCGATGTCTCTGTGTTGGCCGGTATGGACGCGGTGTTGGTGCCGGGCGGTTTCGGCGTGCGCGGCGTGGAAGGCAAAATCGCGGCCGTGCGCTATGCGCGCGAAAACAAAGTCCCCTATCTGGGCATTTGTCTGGGTATGCAGATTGCGCTGATTGAATACGCACGCGACAAAGCCGGTCTCAACGAAGCCAATTCCACCGAGTTCGACCTGAAAACCCCGCACCCCGTCGTCGGCCTGATCGACGAATGGCAGACGGCAGACGGCAGCGTGGAAAAACGCGATGCCGGTGCAGACTTGGGCGGTACCATGCGCTTGGGTGCACAGGCAGTCGAACTGAAAGCCGGTTCGCTGGCAGCCGCCATCTACGGCAGCACCGAAATCCGCGAACGCCACCGCCACCGCTACGAAGTCAATAACCATTACCTGCCACAACTCGAACAGGCCGGTCTGGTTATCGGCGGCGTGTCTGCCGGACAGGAGCGTCTGGTGGAAACCGTCGAACTGCCCGCCGAAGTGCACCCGTGGTTCTTCGCCTGCCAGTTCCACCCCGAATTCACCTCCACCCCGCGCAACGGCCACCCGCTGTTCAGCGCATTTATCAAAGCCGCACTGGAAAAGCAGAAAAACGGCTGA
- a CDS encoding epoxyqueuosine reductase QueH, producing MKPETPHTAEVTPIDRPILTPPNGHKKVLLHSCCAPCSGEVMEAMLASGIDYTIFFYNPNIHPKKEYEIRKNENIAFAEKHGIPFIDADYDVDNWFERAKGMEMDPERGRRCTMCFDMRFERAALYAHEHGFPVLTSSLGISRWKNMNQINDCGHRAAAPYDDVVYWDFNWRKGGGSARMIEISKREHFYQQEYCGCAYSLRDTNHHRKSQGRPPIKIGVKYYGDEENG from the coding sequence ATGAAACCCGAAACACCGCACACAGCCGAAGTTACCCCCATCGACCGCCCCATCCTCACTCCGCCGAACGGCCACAAAAAAGTGCTGCTGCACTCCTGCTGCGCCCCCTGCTCGGGCGAAGTGATGGAAGCCATGCTCGCCTCCGGCATCGACTACACCATCTTCTTTTACAACCCCAATATCCACCCGAAAAAAGAATACGAAATCCGCAAAAACGAAAACATCGCCTTTGCCGAAAAACACGGCATTCCCTTTATCGATGCCGACTACGATGTCGATAACTGGTTCGAACGCGCCAAAGGCATGGAAATGGACCCCGAACGCGGCCGCCGCTGCACCATGTGTTTCGACATGCGCTTCGAGCGCGCCGCCCTCTATGCCCACGAACACGGCTTTCCCGTGCTCACCAGCTCGCTGGGCATCTCGCGCTGGAAAAACATGAACCAGATCAACGACTGCGGCCACCGCGCCGCCGCCCCGTACGACGATGTGGTGTATTGGGACTTCAACTGGCGCAAAGGCGGCGGCAGCGCGCGCATGATCGAAATCAGCAAACGCGAACATTTCTACCAACAGGAATACTGCGGCTGCGCCTACTCCCTGCGCGACACCAACCACCACCGCAAATCGCAAGGCCGTCCGCCGATTAAAATCGGTGTGAAATATTACGGCGACGAAGAAAACGGATAA
- the tadA gene encoding tRNA adenosine(34) deaminase TadA, whose amino-acid sequence MPFQTTFAPSTLAALHRIGIRSRQDLQAAGAVHTFLLLKASGCTFTRSILWQLAAETDGITADSLTQADKQRLLDEVRRHPPVALPPGDAEAARHMRHALEQAAAAATAGEIPVGAVVVQNGRIIAAAHNQSITRRDISAHAEIRALAAAGAALGNYRLDGCDVYITLEPCAMCSSALIQARVRRVIYGAAEPRTGAAGSVINLFAEGRLNRHTAVFGGIEAEACRRQLQDFFQNRRPEKR is encoded by the coding sequence ATGCCCTTCCAAACCACTTTCGCCCCCTCCACGCTGGCTGCCCTGCACCGCATCGGCATCCGCAGCCGCCAAGATTTGCAGGCGGCCGGTGCGGTGCATACTTTTTTACTGCTCAAAGCCTCAGGCTGCACCTTTACCCGCAGCATTCTCTGGCAGCTGGCCGCCGAAACAGACGGCATCACCGCCGACAGCCTGACCCAAGCCGACAAACAGCGGCTGCTGGACGAAGTCCGCCGCCACCCGCCGGTTGCCCTGCCGCCCGGTGATGCCGAAGCCGCCCGCCATATGCGCCACGCGCTCGAACAGGCCGCAGCCGCCGCAACAGCAGGCGAAATTCCGGTGGGTGCCGTTGTGGTGCAAAACGGCCGCATCATCGCCGCCGCACACAATCAATCCATTACCCGCCGCGACATCAGCGCCCATGCCGAAATCCGCGCCCTTGCCGCCGCCGGTGCCGCACTGGGCAACTACCGTCTCGACGGCTGCGACGTGTACATCACGCTCGAACCGTGCGCCATGTGCAGCAGCGCACTGATTCAGGCCCGGGTGCGCCGTGTGATATACGGTGCGGCCGAACCGAGAACCGGCGCGGCCGGCAGCGTCATCAATCTGTTTGCCGAAGGCCGTCTGAACCGCCATACCGCCGTCTTCGGCGGCATCGAAGCCGAAGCCTGCCGCCGCCAATTGCAGGATTTCTTCCAAAACAGACGGCCGGAAAAACGCTGA
- a CDS encoding MDR family oxidoreductase → MFPALMITRDPDYRAAWTQLAESDLPEGEVDVRVRYSSLNYKDALALTGKGPVVRTFPLVAGIDFAGEVLADSSGRFAPGDEVILNGWGAGERYWGGLAARARVPAAWLVKKPGGLNLRDTMALGTAGYTAALAVGALQRNGVRPQDGEIVVSGANGGVGGFALALLAALGYRSVALTRRTQETDYLCRVLGAADVMDAAEYAQAGKPLSGERWAGGIDSLGSHTLANICAATRYGGTVAACGLAQGMDFPATVAPFILRGVQLAGIDSVMRPLQVREQAWQMLAQCLGGSPVLGQAARTIAPDEVLPAAEAMMAGRLQGRVVVDMG, encoded by the coding sequence ATGTTTCCGGCTTTGATGATTACCCGCGATCCCGATTACCGTGCCGCATGGACGCAGCTGGCGGAAAGTGATTTGCCCGAGGGGGAGGTGGACGTGCGTGTCCGCTATTCGTCGCTCAACTATAAAGATGCGCTGGCACTGACCGGAAAAGGGCCGGTGGTGCGTACGTTTCCGCTGGTGGCGGGCATTGATTTTGCAGGAGAGGTGCTGGCCGACAGCAGCGGCCGTTTTGCACCCGGCGATGAAGTGATTTTGAACGGCTGGGGTGCGGGCGAGCGTTATTGGGGCGGTTTGGCTGCACGCGCGCGGGTGCCTGCCGCATGGCTGGTGAAGAAGCCCGGAGGTCTGAATCTGCGCGATACAATGGCATTGGGTACGGCCGGTTATACCGCCGCACTGGCTGTCGGTGCATTGCAGCGCAACGGTGTGCGGCCGCAGGATGGAGAGATTGTGGTGAGCGGTGCCAACGGCGGCGTGGGCGGTTTTGCACTGGCGCTGTTGGCGGCCTTGGGTTATCGGAGCGTTGCACTGACCCGCCGCACGCAGGAAACCGATTATCTGTGCCGGGTATTGGGTGCGGCGGATGTGATGGACGCAGCCGAATATGCGCAGGCGGGCAAGCCTTTGTCCGGCGAGCGTTGGGCGGGCGGTATCGACAGTTTGGGCAGCCATACGCTGGCCAATATCTGCGCGGCCACCCGTTACGGCGGTACGGTGGCTGCCTGCGGATTGGCGCAGGGCATGGATTTTCCCGCGACCGTTGCGCCGTTTATCCTGCGCGGTGTGCAGCTGGCCGGTATCGACAGCGTGATGCGGCCGCTGCAGGTGCGCGAGCAGGCGTGGCAGATGCTGGCACAATGCTTGGGCGGATCGCCCGTGCTGGGCCAAGCGGCACGCACGATTGCGCCGGATGAAGTATTGCCTGCCGCCGAAGCGATGATGGCGGGGCGTTTGCAGGGGCGTGTGGTGGTGGATATGGGGTGA
- the rpe gene encoding ribulose-phosphate 3-epimerase, translating to MNLYRIAPSILAADCARLGEEVSAVAAAGADLIHFDVMDNHYVPNLTFGPMVCAAIKPYAAVPVDVHLMVEPVDDLIVSFAKAGADIITFHPEASRHIDRSLALIRDQGCQAGLVLNPATPPEIIGHVLDRLDMVLLMSVNPGFGGQRFIPHTLEKIRQTRALLDRYQAQNGRRIALEVDGGINADNIADVAAAGADTFVAGSAVFGADDYAQAIGGMRRRLAEVPRAG from the coding sequence ATGAATCTTTACCGTATTGCGCCGAGTATTTTGGCTGCCGATTGTGCCCGTTTGGGGGAGGAGGTGTCCGCCGTGGCGGCGGCAGGTGCCGATTTGATTCATTTTGATGTGATGGACAACCATTATGTGCCGAATTTGACTTTCGGGCCGATGGTGTGCGCCGCCATCAAGCCCTATGCCGCCGTGCCTGTGGACGTACATCTGATGGTGGAGCCGGTGGACGATTTGATTGTGTCGTTTGCCAAAGCCGGTGCCGACATCATCACCTTCCACCCCGAAGCCAGCCGCCATATCGACCGCAGTTTGGCCTTAATCCGCGATCAGGGCTGTCAGGCGGGGCTGGTGCTCAACCCAGCCACGCCGCCGGAAATCATCGGCCATGTGCTCGACCGTTTGGATATGGTGCTGCTGATGTCGGTCAATCCCGGATTCGGCGGCCAGCGTTTTATCCCGCATACTTTGGAAAAAATCCGTCAAACCCGTGCGCTGCTCGACCGGTATCAGGCGCAGAACGGGCGGCGCATCGCTTTGGAAGTGGACGGCGGCATCAATGCGGACAATATTGCCGATGTGGCGGCGGCCGGTGCCGATACGTTTGTGGCCGGATCGGCGGTTTTCGGCGCGGACGATTATGCGCAGGCCATCGGCGGGATGCGCCGCCGTTTGGCCGAAGTGCCGCGGGCCGGTTGA
- a CDS encoding bile acid:sodium symporter family protein — translation MNAIARLSRFIGNTFALWAFIFALTAYLAPAAFQWVLPHIPWLLGVIMFGMGLTLSPADFNIISRRPKAVIIGVAAQFVIMPLTAYALAVLFRLPPEIAVGVILVGSCPGGTASNVITYLARGNVALSVAVTSVSTLLAPVLTPAVFYLLANQWLDIPASAMFWSIVKMVLLPILLGVAAHTFFRRQTEAAENILPLVSVTAIVLIIGAVVGASKGRIAESGLMIFGVVVLHNLIGCLIGFLTAKLFKLTYDAQKTLAIEVGMQNSGLGAALAAAYFTPLAAVPGAVFSVWHNISGSLLASYWSAKAEKEKTD, via the coding sequence ATGAACGCCATCGCCCGATTGAGCCGCTTTATCGGCAACACCTTTGCCCTGTGGGCTTTCATCTTTGCCCTGACTGCCTATCTCGCACCTGCCGCTTTCCAATGGGTTTTGCCCCATATCCCTTGGCTGCTGGGCGTGATTATGTTCGGCATGGGACTGACGCTTTCGCCCGCCGACTTTAACATCATCAGCCGCCGGCCCAAAGCCGTCATCATCGGCGTGGCCGCCCAATTTGTGATTATGCCGCTGACCGCCTATGCTCTGGCCGTCCTGTTCCGCCTGCCGCCCGAAATCGCCGTCGGTGTGATTCTCGTCGGCTCCTGCCCGGGCGGCACGGCCTCCAATGTCATCACCTATCTGGCACGCGGCAATGTGGCCTTGTCGGTGGCCGTTACCTCCGTCTCCACCCTGCTCGCGCCCGTGCTCACACCGGCCGTTTTCTACCTGCTGGCCAATCAATGGCTGGATATTCCGGCTTCGGCCATGTTTTGGTCGATTGTCAAAATGGTTTTGCTGCCGATTCTGCTCGGTGTGGCCGCGCATACCTTTTTCCGCAGACAGACCGAAGCCGCCGAAAACATCCTGCCTTTGGTTTCCGTAACAGCCATCGTACTGATTATCGGCGCGGTGGTGGGTGCGAGCAAAGGCAGAATCGCCGAAAGCGGCCTGATGATTTTCGGCGTGGTGGTGCTGCACAACCTCATCGGCTGCCTGATCGGCTTTCTGACCGCCAAACTGTTCAAACTGACCTATGACGCACAAAAAACGCTGGCTATCGAAGTCGGTATGCAGAATTCCGGCTTGGGCGCGGCCTTGGCCGCCGCGTATTTCACACCGCTGGCCGCCGTTCCCGGCGCCGTTTTCAGCGTCTGGCACAATATTTCCGGATCGCTGCTTGCTTCCTACTGGTCTGCCAAAGCAGAAAAAGAAAAAACGGATTAA
- a CDS encoding Na(+)-translocating NADH-quinone reductase subunit A translates to MIKIKKGLDLPIAGRPEQVIYPGARVSEVAVLGEEYVGMRPSMKVQEGDRVLKGQVLFEDKKNPGVVFTAPAAGVVRAINRGEKRVLQSVVIAVDEAGGEVEFERYDDAAIAGLDSEAVRRNLLQSGLWTALRTRPFSKVPAADSLPAAVFVNAMDTNPLAADPVVVIRERADDFARGVAVLARLGVPLHVCKAAGADIALPQTAGVSVHEFGGVHPAGLVGTHIHFIEPVSLTKTVWHINYQDVMAVGRLFAAGSLDTSRVVSLAGPQVEKPQLERSLIGAKVSDITAGRLKNGENRVISGSVLSGATAQPGSPHDYLGRYHLQVSVIEEGRAKEFLGWFVPSAAKFTITRTTLGHFAGKLFPFTSALNGGHRAMVPIGNYERVMPLDILPTLLLRDLISGDTDSAQALGCLELDEEDLALCSFVCPGKYEYGSLLRRALDTIEKEG, encoded by the coding sequence ATGATTAAAATTAAAAAAGGTTTGGATCTGCCGATTGCAGGGCGGCCGGAGCAGGTCATTTATCCGGGAGCGCGCGTTTCCGAAGTGGCGGTGCTCGGCGAAGAATATGTGGGTATGCGTCCTTCCATGAAGGTTCAGGAGGGCGACAGGGTACTCAAAGGACAGGTGCTTTTTGAGGACAAGAAAAACCCCGGCGTAGTGTTTACCGCACCGGCTGCGGGCGTGGTGCGTGCCATCAACCGCGGTGAAAAGCGTGTATTGCAGTCGGTGGTAATTGCGGTGGACGAAGCGGGCGGCGAGGTCGAATTCGAGCGTTATGACGATGCCGCCATTGCTGGGTTGGACAGCGAAGCGGTACGCCGCAACCTGTTGCAGTCGGGCTTGTGGACGGCACTGCGCACCCGCCCGTTCAGCAAAGTGCCTGCCGCCGACAGCCTGCCTGCCGCCGTTTTTGTCAATGCGATGGATACCAATCCGCTGGCGGCCGACCCGGTGGTGGTTATCCGCGAGCGTGCCGACGATTTTGCGCGCGGCGTGGCGGTGCTGGCCCGTTTGGGTGTGCCGCTGCATGTGTGCAAAGCCGCCGGTGCCGACATTGCCCTGCCGCAGACGGCCGGCGTGTCGGTACACGAATTCGGCGGTGTTCACCCTGCCGGTTTGGTGGGAACGCATATCCACTTTATCGAACCCGTCAGTCTGACGAAAACCGTTTGGCACATCAATTATCAGGACGTGATGGCTGTCGGCCGCCTGTTTGCTGCCGGCAGTCTGGATACGTCGCGTGTGGTGTCGTTGGCCGGCCCGCAGGTGGAAAAACCGCAATTGGAACGCAGCCTGATCGGTGCCAAAGTGTCGGACATTACCGCAGGCCGTCTGAAAAACGGCGAAAACCGCGTGATTTCCGGTTCGGTATTGAGCGGCGCAACTGCACAGCCCGGCAGTCCTCATGACTATCTCGGCCGTTATCATCTGCAAGTGTCGGTCATCGAAGAGGGACGGGCGAAAGAATTTCTGGGCTGGTTTGTCCCTTCCGCCGCCAAATTCACGATTACCCGCACCACACTCGGCCATTTCGCGGGCAAACTTTTCCCGTTCACTTCCGCGCTTAACGGAGGCCACCGCGCCATGGTTCCGATCGGCAACTACGAGCGCGTGATGCCGCTGGATATTCTGCCCACGCTGCTGCTGCGCGATTTGATTTCGGGCGATACCGACAGTGCGCAGGCTTTGGGTTGTCTGGAGTTGGACGAAGAAGATTTGGCTCTGTGCAGTTTTGTGTGTCCGGGCAAATACGAATACGGTTCGCTGCTGCGCCGTGCACTGGATACGATTGAGAAAGAAGGTTGA
- the thrC gene encoding threonine synthase: protein MNYISTRGQTPPLPFSEVLLMGLAPDGGLMLPESYPRIDAATLYAWRELSYPDLAFEIMRLFATDIPADDLRAIIRRTYTAEAFGSDAVTPVRTLSDGLKIQALSNGPTLAFKDIAMQFLGNAFEYVLAKAGRQLNIIGATSGDTGSAAEYALRGKQGVNVFMLSPEGKMSAFQRAQMFSLQDENIHNIAVRGMFDDCQDIVKAVQNDAGFKARYHIGTVNSINFGRVLAQIVYYFAGYFQATTSNEQKVSFCVPSGNFGNVCAGHIARQMGLPVHRLIVATNENDVLDQFFGSGEYRPRGGAETYVTSSPSMDISKASNFERFVFDLLDRDGDKVRGLWQQVDSGEGFDLGGMMDKIRDQYGFVSGKSTHADRLAVIRAVYETEGELIDPHTADGVKVARQLREAGETVICLETALAAKFVGTIHEAVGEVAVPRPAKLEGLEDLPQRVQVVPNDAAAVKAIIRAALA from the coding sequence ATGAACTACATCAGCACCCGCGGCCAAACGCCGCCTCTGCCGTTCAGCGAAGTCTTATTGATGGGTCTGGCACCCGACGGCGGCCTGATGCTGCCCGAAAGCTATCCGCGCATTGATGCGGCCACACTCTACGCATGGCGCGAATTGTCTTATCCCGATCTGGCGTTTGAGATCATGCGCCTGTTTGCCACCGATATTCCCGCCGACGATTTGCGCGCCATCATCCGGCGCACTTACACGGCCGAAGCGTTCGGCAGCGATGCGGTTACTCCCGTGCGTACGTTGTCAGACGGCCTGAAAATCCAAGCCTTGTCCAACGGCCCCACGCTGGCGTTTAAAGATATTGCCATGCAGTTTTTGGGCAATGCGTTTGAATATGTGCTGGCCAAAGCGGGGCGGCAGCTCAATATCATCGGGGCTACCAGCGGCGACACCGGTTCTGCAGCCGAATACGCCTTGCGCGGCAAGCAGGGTGTGAATGTGTTTATGCTCTCGCCCGAAGGGAAAATGAGTGCGTTCCAGCGTGCGCAGATGTTCAGCCTGCAAGATGAAAATATCCACAATATTGCCGTTCGCGGTATGTTTGACGACTGTCAGGACATTGTCAAAGCGGTGCAGAACGATGCCGGATTTAAGGCACGCTACCATATCGGTACGGTCAATTCCATCAATTTCGGCCGCGTGCTGGCGCAAATTGTCTACTACTTCGCCGGTTATTTTCAGGCGACAACAAGCAACGAGCAGAAAGTCAGTTTCTGTGTGCCTTCGGGCAACTTCGGCAATGTTTGTGCCGGCCATATTGCGCGTCAGATGGGCTTGCCGGTCCACCGCCTGATTGTGGCCACCAATGAAAATGATGTGCTTGATCAGTTTTTCGGCAGCGGCGAATACCGTCCGCGCGGCGGGGCGGAAACTTATGTTACGTCCAGCCCGTCTATGGATATTTCCAAAGCCTCGAATTTCGAGCGTTTCGTATTTGATTTGTTGGATCGGGACGGAGATAAAGTGCGCGGCCTGTGGCAGCAGGTAGACAGCGGCGAAGGTTTCGATTTGGGCGGTATGATGGACAAAATCCGCGACCAATACGGCTTTGTTTCCGGCAAATCCACCCATGCCGACCGTTTGGCGGTGATCCGCGCAGTATATGAGACCGAGGGCGAACTGATTGACCCGCACACCGCCGACGGCGTGAAAGTGGCGCGGCAGTTGCGCGAAGCGGGCGAAACGGTAATTTGCCTGGAAACCGCATTGGCGGCCAAGTTTGTCGGGACGATACATGAAGCGGTGGGTGAAGTGGCCGTACCGCGCCCCGCCAAGCTGGAAGGTTTGGAAGATTTGCCGCAACGGGTGCAGGTTGTGCCGAACGATGCCGCAGCGGTAAAAGCAATCATCCGAGCCGCCTTGGCCTGA